GGTGCAAAAAAAAGACAATGCTATTAACATCCAAAATCCTGCGCCGGATGCAATCTATGAAGGTAATTATGGAAACTATACATTTACTTTTGAAACCGGAGATGAGGGATTAGGCATGTTACAAAAATGTCTTGTTTGATTTAAAAAACAGTCCTGGGATGCCACAACATAGGTTTTGATACTGTAAACCAGAAGCTTTATATCAAAACCAGGTGAATGTAGAAAATTGTATGATAGCTTTAAAGATAAGTTGAGTCTTCCTAATGTAGAAAATTGTATGATATCAAAATGTGGTTGCAGCCAGAAACACCAAACTCCCCATCCGTAGCTGTAGAAAGACGTTTAAGCCCTTGAACTCAAGCATGTATCCCCATAACAGCCAATGTGTCTGAGCTCCAATCCACAAGATGATGCGTAACAAGGCTTCCCATTCCAGCTTCATATAATCATACGGCTCCATGGTAGAAACAAATGTAACAGGCAATAGAACCAGACAAAGTACTGCGCTGCTGTTATCACCTAGAACCAAATGAAATATATGTATGCTAAATTCTTACAAATTTCCATTTTATATACTATACAAATATATTAAATAAAAAAAATTATCTTATTTTGAAGAAAGATTAAAAATTAAACTACTTTTAAAACGGGAGTTCATAAATTATATACAAAACTGAATATATATAAATCATGTATAATATTATAATTTTCATTAAATAAAAGTTTGTCAAGAAAATTACTAATATGTCTTCCGACTAAAAAGTGAGATAATTAAATAATATCAAAATTCAACAAATAACTATTTATTATAAATCAATAATACAATGTATATTTTTCGAAATCAGAACAAATCTTGTCAAGTAACTTAATTTTCGACAAAAAAAATATTCAGAATTAGCACTTAGAAGTAAATCAATAAATATTTTAAAAGAAAATACTTTATCATCCGAGAGTTATTATTATTATTTTGGTAAAAGATATTATCCCGAATATTTTGCCCAATCATAGTAGGACAAGGTTATCAAAACCTAATGTAAAACTTATACGGTGAAAAGTGAAAACTTGTCCTATTTATAAAACTAAAAGATCCAAAGAGAATTCCCTAAAGATTGTTTGCTATCTCTAGGGATTAACAATGTGGTGTGCATATTCAACACGCAAACTGCTCTTTCTGACTATCTTGCTTTTGGTGGAGGCTTCATTGGGTCGATATATTCCATGTAGGAATGCTAACTGTAATTGTGATTCTTCATTGTATGGTAAAAAAAAAAAGCTATTTAAGTTTCATGAATTTACATGTTTTTTCTTCTGTCTGCGTATGTGTATATATAGTTAAGATTCCAGACGGATATGTGAGGATAAGGTGGGACATCATGAATGAAACTCGTGGTAGCTACTCAGCTAATGTCACAATCACCGACTACTTGACGAATCACGACATTGAAGGGCCATGGGCACTAAGATGGAAATGGAACGAAGACGAAATTCTGTTGAGCACTGTGGGTGTTATTGGTACACAACTTGGGAAGGAATCATCAGTAGGTGACAATAAGTGGCCTTTGAATAGTAATTTGCCACCACGCAGGGAGAAAGTAGTACCAAAGTGTTGCGAGGACGATGTGATTGTCCCGTGGTTTGGAGAAGCTAACCTTGAGAAAAGCTCTTCTTCATTCCAAATTACTGTTGGCCAAGTTGGTATAGAATATTATCCGCCAGAATTTGTCGGGTTCACGACACCAAGATCAAAACTCATGTGTTTTCCAATGATGCAATTTACTAAGACACGGGGTTACTTAAGTTAATTGATTTCATTGGCATATCCTATGTATAACCTCTAGTTTTATAATTAATTCATGTTCCTTTTGTTTTGTAGAAACGTGGACAGCGATGTGCGGTCTCTTCTTAGAGTTCCTCAAGAGTGATAACGAAGAAGATCTATGAAGTTGTGGGGGCTGTTTGCATCTTTTTAATGTTTTCGTGCTTTATTTTTTTGCTAACAATGTTTTCGTGCTTTAATACTATTTTTATGTGTTCATGAGATTTCATGTGATGCGACTATGATAATAATTTGATATCATTCAAGAGTGCGCTAGTATATAAAGCGAGCAAATGACATAAATATAAACGTCATTCAAAGAACATTCAGAAGCAAGCCAAATAATTTATTAATATCAGTTGGATTATCGGTTAGTCCAAAAGATATTTTATTCTTTAAGAAAGGAAGCATGTAAGGACATGGAACGTATGATAAAAGTGAAACTTACGACCAATTAGATGACTTGATGTGTTTAAATTACATGGTAGCGTGATATTTTAAGACTTAAGTGCATCGCACATTGTTGTCTAGCTTTGTTTTTTCCTCTCCATCTGAACATTCTTTCTCTGGGTTGAGACATTGTTTACAACAACAATTGTTGTTTCAAGTGCATGTGCACATTGTTGCACATCTCTTATTTCTCTGGACTTTGTTGCAAGTAGAAGCTGTTTGGTTGAACGTCCCAAAACCAAAAGGGTCATAAGTGCATGTCATTATAGTTTATATGTATATATTGTTTTCTAACAAAGTATGATTATTTATGCGTTGGTACACGATAACATGAACAAAATTTAGGTTCGGAACATGAACAAAATTTAGGTTCGTCCCAAGGTGAACCTTTAAATTCACCTTTCCTCTTATTACCAACTAGTGTTATTCCCGTGCTACACGCACGGACATATCGTTTTATATATGTATAAATTGTATATTATTAATTTATAACAAAATAAATTTTATTTTGAGATTTCAAAGAATAAACGTTTGATGTTTATATCTAACAACAACCCAACATGAACACAAATTGAATGTAAATTAGTGAACTCTTTTTAAAAAACAAAATAAATCATTACAAATGAAAACAAATTGAGGAAAAGGATCTCCTAAACAAATACGGTTAAATACCAATGTTTTAAGTCTTTTTCTTTCTTCTTTTATTTATGTTTTTGTTTTCTTTCATCAATTCTTTTATGTTTCATTTTCGATGTTATACTTGCTTGGAGTTTTTTATGAGAGCCTACAATTTTGGTAACATTATTTAAAAATATATATATTATAGACACACAAATACAAAAGGAAAACCAACCTGATCAGATTAGGGCTTGAAACATGAACTATTTGTCGTCTGCCTACCATTCGAGTTTCTTAACCCGTTTGTTGCCTTCTATCAGTACATTTTCCTCTCTTATTTTCTTGTGGTGCTTCTAATGTTACTTAGGGGCCTTGTATCTGTGCTTCTATGGGGGCTCTCTAACTCTCGCAAGAAATAAAACATATTCCAGCAGATCGATAATTGATTTAGTCCTTTTTGAAATATTATTGACCTATTTTGTTTAGATTACCTTTTTGATCATGCAGTGTGTAGCTTTTGCCAATATCTCTAAAACAGCAAAAGAAAATAAAAAGATTATAAGAAGAGTAGAAGAAAAAAGATTCATGAAAAAAGAATGTAAATAAAAAATTATGATATTAGCATGAAGAGTTTGCAGTAAGCTTGCCTTGCCTACCAGTCGTCCATAGCAATATCTGCTCTTCTTTTTCTCAGTTCAAACGAATTTATTTTGAGGACCAAAAGAATATGTTGATCTGAATCCAGAATATTAGTCTCGACAGTGGAAAGGGTCAATAGAGCATTTGCAAAGAACTTGATTTGAAATCTATCTGCAAACAGGGATGAACTTAAGTGAGTTAATGAAAAAATTTACGGTTTCAGATATAGTGAGATCATGGATGTAGTGGAACAAATATTAGAGTTTTTTATATAAATAAATAAAAAGAATACATTGAAATCAGTTAACGGATATAATTGTTTTAATTTGCGGATCATCACCATTTTTCTTTACAGTTTACATTGAAATCATTTATTCTGAGAAAATGTAGTAAGTGGGTTTTGAATACCCCGAATAAAAAGGAGATGAAAGAATTTTTTTTTCTGCAATATCTTGACTGCCGAAAAAGATGAAAAGAAAAAAAAAAATTCCAATATTTTGTCACATGTCGGTCAAGCGACTTGCGCTTTATTATATAGAGGATTAAAATGCCACGCAGATTAATAATAAAATACATTAGTTTTTCAAAAAAAAATTTAAAATAATTAAAAAAAATAATGACACTCATTTTAATGACGCTAACACCACTAACTAAACCCTAAACCCTAAATTTTAAACCCTAAACCCAAACTCTAAACTCTAAACATAAACTCTATATCTTAAACCCAAACCCTAAACCCTAAACTCAAACTAGGGCTGGGCAAAAAACCCGGATCCGAAAAATCGAACCGAACCCGATCCGAAAAAGTAATACCGAACCCAAACCGAAATTGATTAAATATCTGAATGGATCTAAAATTTTGGTATTTAAAGAACCGAAACCGAACCCGATCCGAACCGAAATATTTCGGGTACCCGAATGTATCCGAAATAGATTT
This genomic interval from Brassica oleracea var. oleracea cultivar TO1000 chromosome C2, BOL, whole genome shotgun sequence contains the following:
- the LOC106326496 gene encoding uncharacterized protein LOC106326496 isoform X3 → MWCAYSTRKLLFLTILLLVEASLGRYIPFKIPDGYVRIRWDIMNETRGSYSANVTITDYLTNHDIEGPWALRWKWNEDEILLSTVGVIGTQLGKESSKRGQRCAVSS
- the LOC106326496 gene encoding uncharacterized protein LOC106326496 isoform X2, with the protein product MWCAYSTRKLLFLTILLLVEASLGRYIPFKIPDGYVRIRWDIMNETRGSYSANVTITDYLTNHDIEGPWALRWKWNEDEILLSTVGVIGTQLGKESSVGDNKWPLNSNLPPRREKVVPKCCEDDVIVPWFGEANLEKSSSSFQITVGQVGIEYYPPEFVGFTTPRSKLMCFPMMQFTKTRETWTAMCGLFLEFLKSDNEEDL
- the LOC106326496 gene encoding uncharacterized protein LOC106326496 isoform X1 encodes the protein MWCAYSTRKLLFLTILLLVEASLGRYIPFKIPDGYVRIRWDIMNETRGSYSANVTITDYLTNHDIEGPWALRWKWNEDEILLSTVGVIGTQLGKESSVGDNKWPLNSNLPPRREKVVPKCCEDDVIVPWFGEANLEKSSSSFQITVGQVGIEYYPPEFVGFTTPRSKLMCFPMMQFTKTRGYLKTWTAMCGLFLEFLKSDNEEDL